A part of Streptomyces sp. DSM 40750 genomic DNA contains:
- a CDS encoding fumarylacetoacetate hydrolase family protein, whose product MRFAAYEHQQQRGIAVVEEDGTLHPVPVPGARSLIELIRSCDGLAGLLEAGAAALDAPAGLHVSQVRLLPPLEPPTVRDFVTFEEHVEGVRRSVDGVGGVPEAWYDAPTFYFTNPYAVVGAHDDVPVPPGSQVLDFELEVAAVIGREGRDLTPEGARDHIIGYTIFNDWSARDLQSREMQVRLGPCKGKDTAATLGPYLVTADELEPYRDTDGFLRLALTAEVNGELVGRDLLSNMSWTFEEMVAYASRGTVVRPGDVLGSGTCGNGGCLAELWGVRGERNPPPLQLGDTVTLTVEGIGSVSNTVVAGAAPVPLPSARRRTRERP is encoded by the coding sequence ATGCGTTTCGCCGCCTATGAACACCAGCAACAGCGAGGGATCGCCGTCGTCGAGGAGGACGGCACTCTTCACCCGGTCCCCGTCCCGGGCGCACGTTCGCTCATCGAGCTGATCCGTTCCTGCGACGGTCTCGCCGGACTGCTCGAAGCGGGCGCCGCCGCCCTCGACGCCCCGGCGGGGCTCCATGTGTCACAGGTGCGCCTGCTGCCGCCGCTGGAGCCGCCCACCGTCCGCGACTTCGTCACCTTCGAGGAGCACGTCGAGGGCGTACGGCGGTCCGTGGACGGCGTCGGCGGGGTGCCCGAGGCCTGGTACGACGCCCCGACCTTCTACTTCACCAACCCGTACGCGGTCGTCGGCGCCCACGACGACGTGCCCGTTCCCCCCGGATCGCAAGTCCTCGACTTCGAACTGGAGGTCGCCGCCGTCATCGGCCGTGAGGGACGTGACCTCACCCCCGAAGGGGCCCGCGACCACATCATCGGCTACACGATCTTCAACGACTGGTCCGCGCGCGACCTCCAGTCCCGTGAGATGCAGGTCCGCCTCGGGCCCTGCAAGGGCAAGGACACGGCCGCCACCCTCGGCCCGTACCTCGTCACCGCAGACGAACTGGAGCCCTACCGCGACACGGACGGTTTCCTCCGCCTGGCGCTCACCGCCGAGGTCAACGGCGAGTTGGTCGGCAGGGACCTGCTGTCCAACATGAGCTGGACCTTCGAGGAGATGGTCGCCTACGCCTCGCGCGGGACGGTGGTCCGCCCCGGTGACGTGCTCGGCTCGGGAACCTGCGGCAACGGCGGCTGCCTGGCGGAACTGTGGGGCGTACGCGGTGAACGGAACCCGCCCCCGCTGCAGCTCGGTGACACGGTGACGCTGACCGTCGAGGGCATCGGCTCCGTCTCCAACACCGTGGTCGCGGGCGCAGCTCCGGTGCCGCTGCCGTCTGCCCGACGACGCACCCGGGAGCGGCCGTGA
- a CDS encoding FAD-dependent oxidoreductase — MPDTTPRTVLVVGGGASGSAATILLRRAGLAVDLIEAKPDWNATTGSGITLQGNALRVLRELGVWDQVEASGFAFGSLGVTAPDGTVLHVNEDMKTGGDDLPATFGMQRPQLQRILIEAVRASGATVRLGTTAETLQQDAEGVSVRFGDGTDGRYDLVIGADGLNSATRAAIGISERPEPTGMAIWRVPAPRPEGVTRSDLAYGGPAYIAGYTPTSENTLYAYVVEANRERASIPTESYADEMRRLAEQYGGVWPEITKHITDPAKVNYTCFDRMLVEGSWHRGRVVLVGDAAHCCPPTMAQGAAMGLEDALVLTELLTSGRSWDDELLQAYYERRVKRVRTVVEASVQVGQWQLDGVRDADLPGLFRRTMTLLKELP, encoded by the coding sequence ATGCCCGACACCACCCCCCGTACCGTCCTCGTCGTCGGCGGCGGCGCCTCCGGCAGCGCCGCGACCATCCTGCTGCGCCGCGCCGGCCTCGCCGTGGACCTGATCGAGGCCAAGCCCGACTGGAACGCCACCACCGGCTCCGGCATCACCCTCCAGGGCAACGCCCTGCGCGTCCTGCGTGAACTCGGCGTCTGGGACCAGGTCGAAGCCTCCGGGTTCGCCTTCGGCTCGCTGGGCGTGACCGCCCCCGACGGCACCGTGCTGCACGTGAACGAGGACATGAAGACCGGCGGCGACGACCTGCCCGCCACGTTCGGCATGCAGCGTCCCCAGCTGCAGCGGATCCTCATCGAGGCGGTCCGCGCGTCCGGCGCCACCGTGCGTCTGGGCACCACGGCCGAGACCCTCCAACAGGACGCGGAGGGGGTCTCCGTCCGGTTCGGCGACGGTACCGACGGCCGCTACGACCTGGTGATCGGCGCCGACGGCCTCAACTCCGCGACCCGCGCGGCGATCGGCATCAGCGAAAGACCCGAGCCCACCGGCATGGCGATCTGGCGCGTCCCCGCCCCTCGCCCCGAGGGCGTCACGCGCTCGGACCTCGCCTACGGCGGCCCGGCCTACATCGCGGGCTACACTCCCACCAGCGAGAACACCCTCTACGCCTACGTCGTCGAGGCGAACCGCGAGAGAGCCTCGATCCCCACGGAGTCGTACGCGGACGAGATGCGCCGCCTCGCCGAGCAGTACGGCGGTGTCTGGCCCGAGATCACCAAGCACATCACCGACCCGGCGAAGGTCAACTACACGTGCTTCGACCGGATGTTGGTCGAGGGTTCCTGGCACCGCGGCCGGGTGGTCCTGGTCGGCGACGCCGCCCACTGCTGTCCGCCCACCATGGCCCAGGGCGCGGCCATGGGCCTGGAGGACGCCCTTGTCCTGACCGAACTGCTCACCAGCGGTCGCTCGTGGGACGACGAACTGCTCCAGGCCTACTACGAGCGCCGCGTCAAGCGGGTGCGGACCGTCGTCGAGGCGTCCGTGCAGGTCGGACAGTGGCAACTCGACGGCGTGCGCGACGCCGACTTGCCCGGCCTGTTCCGCCGCACGATGACCCTGCTCAAGGAACTGCCGTGA
- a CDS encoding VOC family protein, protein MSARLLTHLRHVDLAVPDYDKQLDFYAGVWGLTKVAEDSGISFLAAEGSPEQYVVRLRKAEEKRLDLVSYGAASTADVDTLAERLLSDGVQLIAQPGKQDTPGGGYGFRFFDVDGRTIEVSADVEVRQHRRIEEKEAIPVKLSHVVLNSPDLNRTREWYERHLGFRLSDTLTHPRMGEAMHFMRISNQHHSMAIAQGPHTALHHISFEMRGIDEYMRGSGRVIRAGFKKLWGPGRHLAGDNTFTYFLDPQGNTVEYTTELEVLDEDSWHPHVYDFSQPDVSDQWGTANAMNELVAKESFNDVDRGVFVAPPV, encoded by the coding sequence ATGAGCGCACGCCTGCTCACCCACCTCCGGCACGTCGACCTCGCCGTGCCCGACTACGACAAGCAACTCGACTTCTACGCCGGCGTCTGGGGCCTCACCAAGGTCGCCGAGGACTCCGGCATCTCCTTCCTGGCCGCCGAGGGCAGCCCCGAGCAGTACGTCGTACGACTGCGCAAGGCGGAGGAGAAGCGCCTCGACCTCGTCTCCTACGGTGCCGCTTCGACAGCCGACGTCGACACACTCGCCGAGCGACTCCTCTCTGATGGCGTGCAGTTGATTGCCCAGCCGGGGAAGCAGGACACCCCCGGCGGCGGTTACGGCTTCCGCTTCTTCGACGTCGACGGGCGCACCATCGAGGTCTCGGCCGACGTCGAGGTCCGGCAGCACCGCAGGATCGAGGAGAAGGAGGCGATCCCGGTCAAGCTGTCGCACGTCGTCCTCAACTCCCCGGACCTGAACCGCACCCGGGAGTGGTACGAGCGGCACCTCGGCTTCCGCCTCTCCGACACCCTCACGCATCCCAGGATGGGTGAGGCGATGCACTTCATGCGGATCAGCAACCAGCACCACTCCATGGCCATCGCCCAGGGCCCGCACACGGCCCTGCACCACATCTCCTTCGAGATGCGCGGCATCGACGAGTACATGCGCGGCTCCGGCCGTGTGATCAGGGCCGGGTTCAAGAAGCTCTGGGGCCCGGGACGGCACCTGGCGGGCGACAACACGTTCACGTACTTCCTGGACCCGCAGGGCAACACGGTCGAGTACACGACGGAGCTGGAGGTCCTCGACGAGGACAGCTGGCACCCGCACGTCTACGACTTCTCGCAGCCCGATGTCTCCGATCAGTGGGGCACGGCGAACGCGATGAACGAACTGGTCGCCAAGGAGTCCTTCAACGACGTCGACCGCGGCGTCTTCGTCGCCCCGCCGGTCTGA
- a CDS encoding amidohydrolase family protein, whose product MTAPTIDVHAHVLLSDVDALVADHPGLAEARALDTRRNGTAAMTVNGPMVRERIPKLTDVSVRLAAMDAQGVDVQLVSPSPSHYHHWADEETAEKVYRLANEATAAHCAQAPNRLKGLGLVPLQHPTQAVRALDHALEQGLLGVELSSHAPGRELSDPAYEPLWARAEETGALLFLHPFGCTLDERLDRWYLSNTVGQPTENAVALSHLIFSGVLDRHPELRLIAAHGGGYLPTHIGRSDHAWTTRSDAGAGCAHLPSSYLKRLYFDSLVHDPYVLRELIRAAGADRVLLGSDFPFDMGTDDPVGALRAARLPDADFHAVRGGNAVALLRLT is encoded by the coding sequence GTGACGGCGCCGACGATCGACGTGCACGCGCACGTCCTGCTGTCCGACGTCGACGCCCTGGTGGCAGACCACCCGGGCCTGGCCGAGGCCAGAGCGCTGGACACCCGCCGCAACGGCACCGCCGCCATGACCGTCAACGGTCCCATGGTGCGCGAGCGCATACCGAAGCTGACCGACGTCTCCGTACGGCTGGCCGCGATGGACGCACAAGGCGTGGACGTCCAGCTGGTCAGCCCGTCCCCCTCGCACTACCACCACTGGGCGGACGAGGAGACGGCCGAGAAGGTGTACCGCCTGGCCAACGAGGCGACGGCCGCGCACTGCGCCCAGGCACCGAACCGCCTGAAGGGCCTCGGGCTGGTCCCCCTTCAGCACCCGACGCAGGCGGTGCGCGCCCTCGACCACGCCCTGGAGCAGGGCCTGCTGGGCGTGGAACTCTCCTCCCACGCGCCGGGAAGGGAGCTGTCGGACCCGGCGTACGAACCGTTGTGGGCGCGGGCCGAGGAGACGGGTGCACTCCTCTTCCTGCACCCCTTCGGCTGCACGCTCGACGAGCGGCTGGACCGGTGGTACCTGTCCAACACCGTGGGCCAGCCCACCGAGAACGCCGTCGCGCTCTCGCACCTCATCTTCTCCGGGGTGCTGGACCGCCACCCGGAGCTGAGGCTGATCGCCGCGCACGGGGGCGGCTACCTGCCCACCCACATCGGCCGCTCCGACCACGCCTGGACCACCCGCTCCGACGCGGGCGCCGGCTGCGCCCACCTGCCCAGCAGCTACCTCAAACGCCTGTACTTCGACTCCCTCGTCCACGACCCGTACGTACTACGGGAGTTGATCCGAGCCGCAGGCGCGGACCGAGTGCTGCTCGGCTCCGACTTCCCCTTCGACATGGGCACCGACGACCCGGTCGGCGCCCTGCGCGCGGCCCGGCTGCCCGACGCCGACTTCCACGCCGTACGCGGCGGCAACGCGGTCGCCCTGCTGCGTCTCACCTGA